In Kitasatospora sp. NBC_00240, the following are encoded in one genomic region:
- a CDS encoding MerR family transcriptional regulator, whose product MGRAAEMTGTTAAFLRALGDQGLITPLRSEGGHRRFSRYQLRIAMRARDLVDQGTPVEAACRIVILEDQLEEALRINEQLRHDAGDPKPTADT is encoded by the coding sequence ATGGGCCGCGCCGCCGAGATGACCGGCACCACCGCCGCCTTCCTGCGCGCCCTCGGCGACCAGGGCCTCATCACCCCCCTGCGCTCGGAGGGGGGCCACCGCCGCTTCTCCCGCTACCAACTGCGGATCGCGATGCGCGCCCGCGACCTCGTCGACCAGGGCACCCCCGTCGAGGCCGCCTGCCGCATCGTCATCCTCGAAGACCAACTCGAAGAAGCCCTGCGCATCAACGAACAACTACGCCACGACGCCGGCGACCCCAAGCCGACCGCCGACACCTGA
- a CDS encoding ABC transporter permease → MTTSTAPYGNLTGPTALRRLVTAPTAGPLAALVLACAFFSLTTDQFLSGGNFSLIIQQVMVVGALAVGQTLIILTAGIDLSCGAVMAFGSILIARMAAQGTVPPLVAILLGLAVCAGFGLVNGLLVKLIPLPPFIVTLGMLNVAFALTHIYSNEQTVTDLPGALTFLGTTFPLGGTDVTYGSLVALALFGVFAYLLSSTSWGRHVYALGNSPEAARLNGIRTGRLTIGLYALAGLVYGLAALLLISRTGVGDPQAGQTDNLDSITAVVLGGTSLFGGRGSVLGSLVGALIVGVFRNGLQLMGVASIYQTLITGVLVILAVTVDQISRKRTR, encoded by the coding sequence ATGACCACATCCACCGCCCCGTACGGGAACCTCACCGGGCCGACAGCGCTGCGCCGGCTCGTGACGGCCCCGACGGCCGGCCCGCTCGCCGCCCTCGTGCTGGCCTGCGCCTTCTTCTCCCTGACGACAGACCAGTTCCTCTCCGGCGGCAACTTCTCGCTGATCATCCAGCAGGTGATGGTGGTCGGGGCGCTGGCCGTGGGGCAGACTCTGATCATCCTGACGGCCGGCATTGACCTGTCCTGCGGCGCGGTGATGGCCTTCGGGTCGATACTGATCGCCAGGATGGCCGCCCAGGGGACCGTTCCGCCCCTGGTGGCGATCCTGCTGGGCCTGGCGGTGTGTGCCGGCTTCGGCCTGGTCAACGGTCTGCTGGTGAAGCTGATCCCGCTGCCGCCGTTCATCGTGACGCTCGGCATGCTGAACGTGGCCTTCGCGCTCACCCACATCTACTCCAACGAGCAGACCGTCACCGACCTGCCCGGCGCGCTCACGTTCCTCGGCACCACCTTCCCACTCGGCGGCACCGACGTCACCTACGGCTCACTCGTCGCCCTGGCACTGTTCGGCGTGTTCGCCTACCTGCTGAGCAGCACCTCCTGGGGCCGGCACGTCTACGCGCTGGGCAACAGCCCCGAGGCCGCCCGCCTCAACGGCATCCGCACCGGGCGCCTGACCATCGGCCTCTACGCACTCGCCGGACTGGTCTACGGCCTCGCCGCACTCCTGCTGATCTCCCGCACCGGCGTCGGAGACCCACAGGCAGGGCAGACCGACAACCTCGACAGCATCACCGCGGTGGTCCTCGGCGGCACCAGCCTCTTCGGCGGCCGCGGCAGCGTGCTCGGCTCCTTGGTCGGCGCCCTCATCGTCGGGGTGTTCCGCAACGGCCTCCAGCTGATGGGCGTCGCCTCCATCTACCAGACGCTCATCACCGGCGTCCTGGTCATCCTCGCCGTCACCGTCGACCAGATCTCCCGGAAGAGGACCCGCTGA
- a CDS encoding LacI family DNA-binding transcriptional regulator codes for MASPRRTTLHDVAQEVGVSAKTVSRVLNGDGPTSEATRAKVMAAVEKLGFQPNLMARNMRVGGPDSTVGLIIPDMGNPFFGTVAGGIESAVRERGLTLLMGSSADDPDRERALITTFLGRRVSALMVVPAAAADHGHLRAARTAGMPVVFLDRPGTGLTADSVVSSNRDGTREGTTHLITGGHRRIAFIGDRPATLYTRRERLAGYREALETAHLPYDRSLVLDGHTEAEAAEAVLRVLHSPHPPTAILAANNFAAMGTVRGMVRAGRRDIALVSFDDLPFAEVLEPAITTVAQDPAAIGTAAAEIALARLDGDRTRARTVTVPTRLIPRGSGELPPSA; via the coding sequence ATGGCCTCGCCCCGTCGCACGACGCTGCACGATGTGGCCCAGGAGGTCGGCGTCAGCGCCAAGACCGTCTCCCGGGTCCTGAACGGCGACGGACCCACCTCCGAGGCAACCCGGGCAAAGGTCATGGCGGCAGTCGAGAAGCTCGGCTTCCAACCCAACCTCATGGCCCGCAACATGCGCGTCGGCGGCCCGGACAGCACCGTCGGCCTGATCATCCCCGACATGGGCAACCCGTTCTTCGGCACCGTCGCCGGCGGCATCGAAAGCGCGGTGCGCGAGCGCGGGCTGACCCTGCTGATGGGCTCCAGCGCCGACGACCCCGACCGGGAACGGGCGCTGATCACCACCTTCCTCGGCCGCCGGGTCAGCGCACTGATGGTGGTGCCCGCAGCAGCGGCCGACCACGGCCACCTGCGGGCGGCCCGGACCGCAGGGATGCCGGTGGTCTTCCTCGACCGCCCCGGGACCGGCCTCACCGCCGACAGCGTGGTCAGCTCCAACCGGGACGGCACCCGTGAAGGCACCACCCACCTCATCACCGGCGGGCACCGGCGCATCGCCTTCATCGGCGACCGGCCGGCGACCCTCTACACCCGCCGCGAGCGGCTCGCCGGGTACCGCGAAGCACTCGAAACCGCCCACCTGCCCTACGACCGCTCGCTCGTACTCGACGGCCACACCGAGGCCGAGGCCGCCGAGGCCGTCCTGCGAGTGCTGCACAGTCCCCACCCGCCGACCGCGATCCTCGCGGCCAACAACTTCGCCGCCATGGGCACCGTACGCGGCATGGTCCGCGCCGGCCGGCGCGACATCGCCCTCGTCTCCTTCGACGACCTGCCGTTCGCGGAGGTGCTGGAACCCGCCATCACCACGGTCGCCCAGGATCCGGCCGCCATCGGCACAGCCGCAGCCGAGATCGCCCTCGCCCGCCTCGACGGCGACCGCACCCGGGCCCGCACCGTCACCGTCCCCACCCGTCTCATCCCCCGCGGATCCGGCGAACTGCCGCCCTCCGCCTAG
- a CDS encoding ATP-binding cassette domain-containing protein — translation MMSAPTPTPVIQARGLVKRYGHVTAIDGADFDLLPGEVLAVIGDNGAGKSSLIKALTGAVTPDEGEIRLNGEVIRFNGPQDARAHGIETVYQDLAVAASMDIASNMFLGRELRRPGPLGSVLRMIDKKRMREEAAAHMADLKIGLRSLTQPVETLSGGQRQAVAVARSVAWARSVVVMDEPTAALGVKESGQVLDLIRRVRDKGLPVVLISHNMPHVFEIADRIHVHRMGRREALIKPSDYTMSEVVAIMTGALTVDQEHGGTVVADAQAVKAAGVRPN, via the coding sequence CTGATGAGCGCTCCCACTCCCACCCCCGTGATCCAGGCCAGGGGTCTGGTCAAGCGCTACGGTCACGTCACCGCCATCGACGGAGCCGACTTCGACCTGCTGCCCGGCGAGGTCCTGGCCGTCATCGGCGACAACGGCGCCGGCAAGTCCAGTCTCATCAAGGCCCTCACCGGCGCCGTCACCCCCGACGAGGGCGAGATCCGTCTGAACGGCGAGGTCATCCGCTTCAACGGACCGCAGGACGCCCGGGCCCACGGAATCGAGACCGTCTACCAGGACCTCGCGGTCGCGGCCTCCATGGACATAGCCTCCAACATGTTCCTCGGCCGCGAACTGCGCCGGCCGGGCCCGCTCGGCAGCGTCCTGCGCATGATCGACAAGAAGCGGATGCGCGAGGAGGCCGCCGCGCACATGGCCGACCTCAAGATCGGCCTGCGCTCGCTCACCCAGCCGGTGGAGACGCTCTCCGGCGGCCAGCGTCAGGCCGTCGCCGTCGCCCGCTCGGTCGCGTGGGCACGGAGCGTCGTCGTCATGGACGAACCCACCGCGGCGCTCGGCGTCAAGGAGTCCGGTCAGGTCCTCGACCTGATCCGGCGGGTCCGCGACAAGGGGCTGCCGGTCGTCCTGATCAGCCACAACATGCCGCACGTCTTCGAGATCGCCGACCGCATCCACGTGCATCGGATGGGCCGGCGCGAGGCCCTGATCAAGCCGTCCGACTACACCATGTCCGAGGTCGTCGCCATCATGACGGGCGCCCTCACCGTCGACCAGGAGCACGGCGGTACTGTCGTGGCGGACGCCCAGGCCGTCAAGGCCGCCGGAGTCCGTCCGAACTGA